A section of the Gloeobacter violaceus PCC 7421 genome encodes:
- a CDS encoding amidohydrolase family protein yields MLDLIIRGGNLPDGSGPVDIAVADGRIAAIAPRLEAEAREQIDAHGRLVSPPFIDSHFHIDSTLTFGRPRVNASGTLLEGIALWGELRPQLTFEEIKGRALGFCRWAIARGNLAVRSHVDVCDPTLTAVQALLEVRAQIKPYLDLQLVAFPQQGYLRYREAPGLLERALDLGVEVVGGIPHFERTAAEGALSVRKLCELAAERGLPVDMHCDESDDPHSRFVENLACETERLGLQGRVTGSHLTSLHSMDNYYAGKLIDLMAEARLNVVANPLINITLQGRHDTYPKRRGLTRIREQMAAGLTVALGHDCVLDPWYPLGSHDMLEVVHMAVHVAQMTGTAQMHALFDAVTVGAARVLELADYGLVPGCHADMVILQARDPIEAIRLRPARLWVIRRGRVIARTEPVLPQTALDGLWQPVDFGLPEASA; encoded by the coding sequence ATGCTGGATCTGATCATTCGCGGGGGCAATCTGCCGGACGGGAGCGGCCCGGTGGATATCGCCGTTGCGGATGGTCGGATTGCGGCGATTGCCCCTCGCCTCGAAGCGGAGGCCCGCGAGCAGATTGACGCCCATGGGCGATTGGTGAGCCCACCCTTCATCGACAGCCACTTTCACATCGATTCGACGCTTACCTTCGGTCGACCACGGGTCAACGCAAGCGGCACGCTGCTGGAAGGGATCGCATTGTGGGGCGAGTTGCGCCCGCAGCTAACCTTCGAAGAAATCAAAGGGAGGGCCCTCGGGTTCTGCCGGTGGGCCATCGCCCGCGGCAACCTGGCCGTCCGCAGCCACGTCGATGTGTGCGATCCGACTCTCACGGCGGTGCAGGCGCTGCTCGAGGTGCGCGCCCAGATCAAGCCCTACTTGGATCTGCAACTGGTCGCCTTTCCCCAGCAGGGCTACTTGCGCTACCGCGAAGCGCCCGGACTGCTCGAACGCGCCCTGGATCTGGGGGTGGAGGTGGTCGGGGGCATTCCCCACTTCGAGCGCACCGCCGCCGAGGGTGCGCTCTCGGTGCGCAAGCTGTGCGAACTGGCCGCCGAGCGCGGATTGCCCGTCGATATGCACTGCGACGAGAGCGACGATCCCCACTCGCGTTTTGTCGAAAACCTCGCCTGCGAAACGGAGCGGCTGGGGCTGCAGGGTAGGGTGACAGGTTCGCACCTCACCTCTCTCCACTCGATGGACAATTACTACGCCGGCAAGCTCATCGACCTGATGGCCGAGGCGCGCTTGAACGTGGTGGCTAATCCGCTCATCAACATCACCCTGCAGGGTCGTCACGACACCTACCCGAAGCGGCGGGGCCTGACCCGCATCCGCGAGCAGATGGCAGCGGGGCTCACCGTCGCCCTGGGCCACGACTGCGTGCTGGATCCGTGGTATCCGCTGGGTAGCCACGACATGCTCGAAGTGGTTCACATGGCGGTGCACGTCGCCCAGATGACCGGTACTGCCCAGATGCACGCCCTTTTTGACGCCGTCACCGTGGGCGCCGCCCGGGTGCTGGAACTGGCGGACTACGGCCTTGTCCCCGGTTGCCATGCCGATATGGTCATCCTGCAGGCGCGCGATCCGATCGAAGCGATCCGCCTCAGGCCGGCGCGGCTATGGGTGATCCGCCGCGGCCGGGTGATCGCCCGTACCGAACCTGTCCTCCCGCAGACAGCGCTCGATGGCTTGTGGCAACCCGTCGATTTTGGGCTTCCCGAAGCGTCCGCTTAA
- the rpsU gene encoding 30S ribosomal protein S21: MAQVRVGQDESIESALRRFKRTVAKAGILAEAKRHRHFETPIEKRRRKAIARRRRYPRR, encoded by the coding sequence ATGGCGCAAGTGAGAGTCGGCCAGGATGAGAGTATCGAATCGGCCCTGCGGCGCTTCAAGCGGACCGTGGCCAAAGCCGGCATTCTGGCCGAAGCAAAGCGTCATCGGCATTTCGAGACGCCCATCGAGAAACGGCGGCGCAAGGCGATTGCCAGAAGGCGCCGCTACCCCCGCCGGTAA
- a CDS encoding RNA recognition motif domain-containing protein: MTVFVGNLPFSVTEQDITEAFSEYGTVKSVKIPTDRETGRPRGFAFVEMADEEEAKVIESLDGATWDNRQIRVNKAEPRPERSGGGGGGGGYRGGGAGGGGGGGGGGYRGGGAGGGGGQRPRY, encoded by the coding sequence ATGACAGTTTTTGTGGGCAACCTGCCCTTCTCGGTCACTGAGCAGGATATCACCGAGGCATTTAGCGAATACGGCACCGTCAAGTCGGTGAAGATTCCTACCGACCGTGAGACTGGTAGACCCCGCGGCTTCGCCTTCGTCGAAATGGCCGACGAAGAAGAAGCGAAAGTGATCGAATCGCTCGACGGCGCCACCTGGGACAACCGTCAAATCCGCGTCAACAAGGCCGAACCTCGCCCCGAGCGCAGTGGCGGCGGCGGCGGCGGTGGCGGCTATCGTGGCGGCGGTGCCGGCGGTGGCGGTGGCGGTGGCGGTGGCGGCTATCGTGGCGGCGGTGCCGGCGGTGGCGGCGGTCAGCGGCCTCGCTATTGA
- a CDS encoding ATP-dependent Clp protease adaptor ClpS produces the protein MERMVLAPAAVSAPPLPTKTPLDPVKTPEKTPLRWRDWVVRLFNDPVNKFEHVVESLCKHVPGMSQDMAWSVAWQAHREGVAATYQGPREVAELVCEKLVRDGLISDCCES, from the coding sequence ATGGAGCGCATGGTTCTCGCACCCGCTGCCGTCTCGGCACCGCCTTTGCCCACCAAGACGCCCCTCGACCCGGTCAAGACACCGGAGAAGACGCCCCTGCGCTGGCGCGACTGGGTGGTGCGGCTGTTCAATGACCCGGTCAACAAGTTCGAACACGTCGTCGAAAGCCTTTGCAAGCATGTGCCGGGCATGTCGCAGGATATGGCCTGGTCGGTTGCCTGGCAGGCCCACCGCGAAGGGGTGGCCGCCACCTACCAGGGGCCGCGCGAAGTGGCCGAACTGGTCTGCGAAAAACTGGTCCGCGATGGACTCATTTCCGACTGCTGCGAAAGCTGA
- a CDS encoding pirin family protein translates to MQTTATVGRPRTVSWVLTARPTSDGDDVNLYRTIGDSSLRELDPFLLLDEFRSEEATESLPGFPDHPHRGFETVTYLLAGRVRHADNKGHQGVLEAGGVQWMTAGRGIVHSEMLEQQDGRIRGFQLWLNLPAKDKMVPPRYQEFAPEAIPQITGPNGEHIRVIAGRVGAVEGPVRGIATDPLYLDIALPPHSRFVQPVPVGHTAFVYIFEGQAEIGAAAEAPGEPRGERQLAVLGDGDSVTLVTGETPARLLLVAARPLDEPVVRYGPFVMNTQLEIWEAVQDYHTGKF, encoded by the coding sequence ATGCAAACCACCGCAACTGTCGGCCGTCCGCGCACGGTCAGCTGGGTGCTTACCGCCCGCCCGACCAGCGACGGCGACGATGTGAATCTTTACCGCACCATCGGCGATTCGTCGCTGCGCGAACTCGATCCCTTCTTGCTCCTGGACGAATTTCGTTCTGAGGAGGCGACCGAGTCGTTGCCGGGCTTTCCGGATCATCCGCACCGCGGCTTTGAGACGGTGACCTATCTGCTTGCCGGGCGGGTGCGCCACGCCGACAACAAAGGCCACCAGGGCGTCCTTGAAGCCGGGGGGGTGCAGTGGATGACCGCCGGACGGGGCATTGTCCACTCCGAGATGCTCGAGCAGCAGGACGGCCGCATCCGGGGCTTTCAGCTGTGGCTCAACCTGCCTGCCAAAGACAAGATGGTCCCACCGCGCTACCAGGAATTTGCCCCCGAGGCGATCCCCCAGATCACTGGGCCGAATGGTGAACACATCCGGGTGATCGCAGGCCGGGTGGGGGCGGTCGAAGGTCCGGTGCGCGGCATCGCCACCGACCCGCTGTATCTGGATATCGCCTTACCGCCCCATAGCCGCTTTGTGCAGCCGGTACCTGTCGGACACACGGCCTTTGTCTATATTTTTGAAGGCCAGGCGGAGATTGGGGCGGCGGCGGAAGCTCCCGGCGAGCCGCGCGGCGAGCGGCAGCTTGCGGTGCTGGGCGATGGCGATTCGGTGACGCTGGTGACCGGCGAGACGCCTGCGCGGCTCTTGCTCGTGGCGGCGCGGCCCCTGGACGAACCCGTGGTGCGCTACGGTCCATTTGTGATGAACACCCAGCTTGAAATCTGGGAGGCTGTTCAGGATTATCACACAGGCAAGTTCTGA
- a CDS encoding class II fructose-bisphosphate aldolase, with protein MLSSTIELLRTARRSAYAIGAFNIYNLEGVLAVVRAAEETASPAMLQLHPSALRFGGPPLVALCLEAARESTVPIAVHLDHSSSAQDIRYALEVRLPSVMADGSHLPYQQNLEFTRQMTRLAHSFGAAVEAEIGRISGSEDGLSVSELEAKMTDPLQAREFVEATEVDALAVTIGNVHGKYRGEPKLDFDRLARIRELIEIPLVLHGTSGLPAELIGESIRLGVCKFNVNTEVRGAYLRNLKESFTREPAIDLLDLMEGGIAAMQSVVRHMLELFGSVGKAHLHQSPYTASLMREF; from the coding sequence ATGCTCAGTTCAACGATTGAGCTATTGCGCACGGCGCGCCGAAGTGCCTACGCCATCGGTGCATTTAACATCTACAACCTCGAAGGGGTCTTGGCGGTAGTCCGGGCGGCCGAGGAAACTGCGAGCCCCGCCATGCTCCAGTTGCACCCGAGCGCGCTGCGCTTCGGCGGTCCGCCCCTGGTTGCTCTCTGCCTGGAGGCGGCCCGGGAATCGACGGTGCCCATCGCCGTTCACCTGGATCACAGCTCCTCCGCCCAGGACATTCGCTACGCCCTGGAGGTGCGTCTGCCCTCGGTGATGGCCGACGGTTCCCATCTTCCCTATCAGCAAAATCTCGAATTTACCCGCCAGATGACCCGGTTGGCCCACAGCTTCGGAGCGGCGGTGGAGGCGGAGATTGGCCGCATCAGCGGCAGTGAGGACGGTCTGAGCGTCTCGGAACTAGAAGCGAAGATGACCGACCCGCTGCAGGCGCGCGAGTTCGTCGAAGCGACCGAGGTCGACGCCTTGGCAGTCACGATCGGCAACGTCCACGGCAAGTACCGGGGAGAACCCAAACTCGACTTCGACCGCCTCGCCAGAATCCGGGAACTGATCGAAATTCCGCTGGTGCTGCACGGCACCTCCGGACTGCCCGCCGAACTGATCGGCGAATCGATCCGGCTGGGGGTGTGCAAGTTCAACGTCAACACCGAGGTGCGCGGAGCGTACCTGCGCAATCTCAAAGAGAGCTTCACCCGCGAACCCGCCATCGATCTGTTGGATTTGATGGAAGGCGGCATCGCCGCGATGCAGTCGGTGGTGCGCCACATGCTGGAGCTGTTCGGTTCGGTCGGCAAAGCGCATCTGCACCAATCGCCCTACACAGCTTCGCTGATGCGCGAGTTTTAA
- a CDS encoding type II toxin-antitoxin system ParD family antitoxin — protein MTMNVNLTPQLEEMIRQKVASGLYTSASEVVREALRLMDEQDRLRAVKLEQLWQDIRDGLQSGPPTLWNAEEIKQEGRKRRAGRTAASSEA, from the coding sequence ATGACGATGAACGTCAATCTAACCCCTCAACTTGAGGAAATGATTAGGCAGAAAGTCGCGTCTGGCCTTTACACATCAGCCAGCGAGGTTGTCCGCGAGGCGTTGCGCCTGATGGATGAACAGGACCGCCTGCGCGCCGTCAAGCTCGAGCAACTATGGCAGGACATTCGCGATGGTCTTCAAAGTGGCCCGCCAACCTTGTGGAACGCTGAAGAAATCAAGCAAGAAGGCCGTAAGCGCAGAGCCGGGCGCACCGCCGCCAGCTCTGAGGCGTGA
- a CDS encoding pentapeptide repeat-containing protein produces MRFSLIVSACVVSLSVLSAPVVAEQSVTESLRKLKSTGNCMNCNLRGANLSRMVLIEKDLSGADLTGANLELATLIGTKFRGTILNQARLQSANLTKADFSKASMQSADFKHANLASATLSQVDAQGADFNNSKVKGADFTCANLSGAILYSQDFRQANFMNADVTGATGALLSEVPGSPQVCPRP; encoded by the coding sequence ATGAGATTCTCGCTTATCGTATCTGCATGTGTGGTCAGTCTCAGCGTTCTGTCTGCGCCAGTTGTTGCTGAGCAAAGTGTGACCGAGTCTTTGCGCAAACTAAAGTCGACAGGTAATTGTATGAATTGCAATCTGAGGGGAGCAAATCTCTCTCGGATGGTACTCATCGAGAAAGACTTAAGCGGTGCTGACCTAACGGGCGCAAATCTAGAACTTGCTACTTTGATTGGTACAAAATTCAGAGGCACCATATTGAATCAAGCCCGACTGCAAAGTGCAAATTTAACTAAAGCCGATTTTAGCAAAGCGAGCATGCAAAGTGCAGATTTTAAGCATGCTAATTTAGCTAGCGCAACACTCAGTCAAGTGGACGCCCAGGGGGCAGATTTTAATAATTCGAAGGTCAAAGGAGCGGATTTTACCTGCGCGAATCTTAGCGGAGCAATTTTGTACAGCCAGGACTTCCGTCAAGCCAATTTCATGAATGCAGATGTGACCGGAGCTACGGGAGCATTACTTTCCGAGGTGCCTGGGAGTCCACAAGTTTGTCCTCGACCTTGA
- a CDS encoding complex I subunit 4 family protein: MSVPWLSLILFFPTLGALGLALLPGEVSYRFARVWALTVAGLTFLLSGLVAYNFDYTSTKPQFAETINWLPQLGISYNIAVDGLSLPLVLLTGLLVVLSILTSWELNKRARLYYVLILLLSTGVLGAFMARDTILFFLAYEMELIPLYFLISIWGGKRREYAGTKFLLYTFLSGVALLVAFLSTYFFSGVNSFSIDVLANPATPYPLAFQFITLGLITLGFAIKMPLVPLHTWLPDAHVEAPTAVSVLLAGVLLKLGTYGIVRFGLGIFPEAAVQFAWLLSVLAAINVVYASLAAMAQTDIKKMIAYSSIAHMGYVVLGIASLNETGLGGAMFQMISHGIISGLLFMLVGLIYEKSGTRELPKLGGLFATMPVVGAFFVGAAMANAGLPGMSGFVAEFMVFCGGIERYPVATVLCIFGIVLTAIYMLAMLARAFFGKLPANLETMPRVKAWELIPATVLLVICVGLGLFPTLATGIFEPNVAQLVQQLDAKTVAQIPR, encoded by the coding sequence ATGAGTGTGCCCTGGCTCAGTCTGATCCTCTTCTTTCCCACCCTGGGGGCTTTGGGTCTGGCCCTGCTCCCGGGCGAGGTGAGCTACCGCTTCGCCCGCGTCTGGGCACTGACGGTGGCCGGACTGACCTTTTTGCTGAGCGGTCTGGTGGCCTACAACTTCGACTACACCAGCACCAAGCCCCAATTTGCCGAGACCATCAACTGGTTGCCGCAGTTGGGGATTAGCTACAACATCGCGGTGGACGGCCTCAGCCTGCCGCTGGTGCTGCTGACGGGTCTATTGGTGGTGCTGTCGATCCTGACCAGTTGGGAGCTCAACAAGCGCGCCCGCCTCTACTATGTCCTGATTTTGCTGCTGAGCACCGGTGTGCTGGGAGCCTTTATGGCCCGAGACACCATCTTGTTCTTCCTGGCCTACGAGATGGAACTCATCCCGCTGTACTTTCTCATCAGCATCTGGGGCGGCAAGCGGCGCGAGTACGCGGGCACCAAGTTCCTGCTCTACACGTTTTTGTCGGGCGTGGCGCTATTGGTCGCTTTCTTGAGCACTTACTTCTTCTCCGGGGTCAACAGCTTCAGTATCGACGTGCTGGCCAACCCCGCCACGCCCTATCCGCTCGCCTTCCAGTTCATCACCCTGGGGCTCATCACCTTAGGTTTCGCCATCAAGATGCCCCTGGTGCCCTTGCACACCTGGCTTCCTGACGCCCACGTCGAGGCGCCCACGGCGGTCTCGGTGCTGCTGGCGGGGGTCTTGCTCAAGCTCGGCACCTACGGCATCGTCCGCTTCGGCCTCGGGATCTTCCCGGAGGCGGCCGTCCAGTTCGCCTGGCTCCTCTCGGTGCTCGCCGCCATCAACGTCGTCTATGCTTCGCTCGCGGCGATGGCTCAGACCGATATCAAAAAGATGATCGCCTACAGTTCGATCGCCCACATGGGCTATGTGGTGCTGGGCATCGCCTCGCTCAACGAAACCGGCCTGGGCGGTGCAATGTTCCAGATGATTAGCCACGGCATCATCTCGGGACTGTTGTTCATGTTGGTGGGTCTGATCTACGAAAAATCCGGCACCCGCGAACTGCCCAAGCTTGGGGGGCTGTTTGCCACCATGCCGGTAGTGGGTGCCTTCTTCGTAGGGGCGGCGATGGCGAATGCGGGACTACCCGGCATGAGCGGCTTCGTGGCCGAATTTATGGTCTTCTGCGGCGGCATCGAGCGCTACCCGGTGGCGACGGTGCTCTGCATCTTCGGCATCGTGCTCACCGCCATCTACATGCTCGCGATGCTGGCGCGTGCCTTCTTCGGCAAGCTACCCGCCAATCTGGAGACCATGCCCCGCGTCAAAGCCTGGGAGCTGATCCCGGCCACGGTGCTTCTGGTCATCTGCGTCGGTCTGGGGCTGTTCCCGACCCTCGCCACAGGCATCTTCGAGCCGAACGTGGCCCAACTGGTGCAGCAACTTGATGCCAAGACCGTTGCTCAGATACCGCGCTAA
- a CDS encoding MFS transporter encodes MAEAPALEGGTGLAALWRFFRQPEIWRLCLGRWTSDWGDAVHILAFNWLLVQQTGSAAAVGLCQALWIAGQLTFSWPGGWLVDRLGPRALLLTSYGLHGALIAAFAAFAFWGRTNLWLLGGISIVLGVLGAPTDPAHRSLTKQIAPENADLVRLNGLLSSGGAAAQCLGPLLAGWMLMVVPGAWAFALNALSFVAAAVALAGIRPKAPRAAAAPPLPAAAGRAPLLAVLRPLLGPLIAASGFIFGPAALLVVFLPYYVQQVQHWPISALGTLEAARWLGLGVGTVLGSLLLGRLVVRLSLALAVALASLLVPLAGFALSASAGWMVQAGWLAALGTAAGVAYVLLNQLFLQEVRAEWMGRVNGGLAVYVGLGLLVFGALWWLTIERIGYPVALQGAIALFAACLIPSALAALRPRLMKYFSLDNRSQEP; translated from the coding sequence GTGGCTGAAGCCCCTGCCCTCGAAGGCGGCACGGGTTTGGCCGCTCTGTGGCGATTTTTCCGCCAGCCGGAAATCTGGCGGCTGTGCCTCGGACGTTGGACCTCCGACTGGGGCGACGCGGTGCACATCCTGGCGTTTAACTGGCTGTTGGTGCAGCAGACCGGCTCGGCGGCGGCGGTGGGATTGTGCCAGGCCCTCTGGATTGCAGGCCAACTGACTTTCTCCTGGCCGGGGGGATGGCTTGTCGACCGGCTGGGTCCGCGCGCGCTGCTGCTTACGAGCTACGGCCTGCACGGCGCCCTCATCGCCGCCTTCGCCGCCTTCGCCTTTTGGGGGCGGACCAACCTCTGGCTGTTGGGAGGGATTTCGATCGTGCTCGGGGTACTCGGCGCCCCGACCGATCCGGCCCACCGTTCCCTCACCAAGCAGATAGCCCCTGAAAACGCCGATCTAGTTCGCCTCAACGGGCTCCTATCTAGCGGCGGGGCTGCCGCCCAGTGTCTGGGACCGCTGTTGGCCGGCTGGATGCTGATGGTGGTGCCGGGCGCCTGGGCCTTCGCCCTCAACGCTTTGAGCTTCGTCGCCGCCGCGGTGGCCCTGGCGGGTATCCGGCCAAAAGCGCCGCGCGCCGCGGCGGCCCCGCCCCTCCCAGCCGCCGCCGGTCGCGCTCCGCTGCTTGCCGTCCTGCGGCCCCTGCTAGGCCCGCTCATCGCCGCCAGCGGCTTTATCTTCGGCCCGGCGGCTCTGCTGGTGGTCTTTTTGCCCTACTACGTCCAGCAAGTCCAGCACTGGCCCATCTCGGCTCTTGGCACGCTGGAGGCGGCCCGCTGGCTGGGATTGGGTGTCGGTACCGTCCTCGGCTCGCTGCTGCTTGGGCGTCTGGTCGTCCGATTGTCCCTGGCCCTGGCCGTGGCCCTGGCCTCGCTGCTTGTGCCCCTGGCGGGTTTTGCCCTCAGCGCCTCCGCAGGCTGGATGGTTCAGGCGGGCTGGCTTGCCGCCTTGGGCACCGCGGCCGGGGTGGCCTACGTCCTGCTCAATCAGCTGTTCTTGCAGGAGGTGCGCGCCGAATGGATGGGTCGGGTCAACGGCGGGCTGGCGGTCTACGTCGGCCTGGGCCTACTCGTCTTTGGGGCGTTGTGGTGGCTGACTATCGAACGGATTGGCTATCCTGTGGCCCTGCAGGGGGCCATCGCGCTTTTTGCCGCCTGCTTGATCCCCTCCGCCCTGGCGGCTTTGCGCCCCCGTTTGATGAAGTATTTCTCACTAGACAACCGTTCGCAGGAGCCATAG
- a CDS encoding lipid-A-disaccharide synthase-related protein: MHRILFISDGHGEDWVAAQIASHLTRLSAQRDLGALELRALPMVGDGHSYERIGVPLALTTRVLPSGGFTFKTMRGLWLDLRSGLAGYGAHLVRSVRGLADWADLVVAVGDILPLSLAWLTGKPYIFVGCTKSDYYTEGAYSCYFPWERALLHPPRCLHAFTRDRITCRNLRLHRVPASYWGNPMMDGLEWNETHQPPRPEGTFIGLLPGSRPGEAQRNLLDMLRCLEAVRHRLGEPVHFEAAISAGLGLESFRRQAAPLGWQEYGEGRFERNATAVVLRTDNFSAVLHRAHLLIAMAGTATEQAVGLGKPVITLPGRGPQFTRRFAYLQRQLLGDSVRIVDVAPARRPEAVASTAADLIKDRERLGQFACNGRERMGGAGAASQIAEFTLDQLPRRVRGGTPQSRG; the protein is encoded by the coding sequence ATGCATAGGATTCTTTTTATCTCCGACGGCCATGGTGAAGATTGGGTCGCGGCGCAGATAGCTTCTCACCTGACCCGCTTGTCCGCCCAGCGCGATTTGGGAGCGCTCGAGCTAAGAGCGCTGCCGATGGTGGGCGACGGCCACAGCTACGAGCGCATCGGCGTGCCGCTCGCCCTTACCACCCGGGTGTTGCCCTCGGGAGGCTTCACCTTTAAGACGATGCGCGGGCTGTGGCTCGATTTGCGCTCGGGCCTGGCCGGTTACGGCGCTCACCTGGTGCGCTCGGTGCGCGGTCTGGCCGATTGGGCGGACTTGGTGGTCGCGGTGGGCGACATCCTGCCGCTCTCGCTCGCCTGGTTAACGGGCAAGCCCTATATTTTCGTGGGCTGCACCAAATCCGACTACTACACCGAAGGCGCCTACAGCTGCTATTTCCCCTGGGAGCGGGCGCTGTTGCATCCGCCGCGCTGCCTGCACGCTTTCACCCGCGACCGGATCACCTGCCGCAATCTGCGGCTGCACCGGGTACCGGCCAGCTACTGGGGCAACCCGATGATGGACGGGTTGGAGTGGAACGAGACCCACCAGCCGCCGCGGCCGGAGGGCACTTTTATCGGCCTGCTGCCGGGTTCGCGGCCGGGAGAGGCCCAGCGCAATTTGCTCGATATGTTGCGCTGCCTGGAGGCCGTTCGCCACCGCCTCGGGGAACCGGTGCACTTCGAGGCGGCGATCTCAGCGGGGTTGGGCCTGGAGAGCTTCCGCCGTCAGGCCGCTCCTTTGGGCTGGCAGGAGTACGGCGAGGGCCGCTTCGAGCGCAACGCCACTGCGGTGGTGCTGCGCACGGACAACTTCAGCGCGGTGCTGCACCGGGCCCATTTGCTCATCGCCATGGCCGGCACCGCCACCGAGCAGGCGGTGGGCCTGGGTAAACCGGTGATCACGCTGCCGGGGCGCGGTCCGCAGTTCACCCGCCGCTTCGCCTATCTACAGAGGCAGCTGCTCGGCGATTCGGTGCGCATCGTCGATGTCGCCCCCGCCCGTCGGCCCGAGGCGGTCGCCAGCACCGCCGCCGATTTGATCAAAGATCGCGAGCGGCTCGGGCAATTTGCGTGCAACGGCCGCGAGCGCATGGGCGGTGCCGGGGCCGCCAGCCAGATCGCCGAATTTACCCTTGACCAGTTACCCCGGCGGGTCCGCGGCGGTACTCCCCAGTCGCGTGGCTGA
- a CDS encoding M20 family metallopeptidase: MLQAISAETHRVLPRLVALRQHLHAHPELSGEEYRTADCVAELLAELGLEVKSGVGRTGVVGLLTGNGRDERTVGVRADMDGLPIAEQTELPYRSQVRGVMHACGHDLHTAIGLGTAMVLASLRESLPGRVKFLFQPAEETAQGARWMVDDGALEDPRVSALFALHCFPSLPVGVIGVRPGVFTAAADSLVIEVFGRSGHGARPHEAVDAIWVAANVVTALQQGISRMHNPLRPVVLSIGQMQGGRAPNIICDHVVLKGTVRSLDPQTRTALPTWIEQIVAQTCAAFGADYRLHYGNGTPSVINDPHLTHLVEDCVRTLLGAQYLQALPEPSMGAEDFAVFCEQVPGTMFRLGVGGPTSYPLHHPSFDGGDGAIAPGVMTLAAAAVSYWRL; the protein is encoded by the coding sequence CTGCTTCAGGCGATCAGCGCCGAGACCCACCGGGTGCTGCCCAGACTGGTGGCCCTTCGTCAGCACCTCCATGCCCACCCTGAATTGAGCGGTGAGGAATACCGCACCGCCGACTGCGTGGCGGAGTTGCTGGCCGAACTGGGTCTGGAAGTAAAAAGCGGCGTCGGACGCACCGGGGTGGTCGGTTTGCTGACCGGCAACGGCCGCGACGAACGCACCGTCGGGGTGCGCGCCGACATGGACGGGTTGCCGATTGCCGAGCAGACGGAACTGCCCTATCGCTCGCAGGTGCGCGGCGTCATGCACGCCTGCGGTCACGACTTGCACACGGCGATCGGCCTGGGAACGGCCATGGTGCTTGCGTCACTGCGCGAGTCGCTGCCGGGCCGGGTCAAGTTTTTGTTTCAACCGGCCGAGGAGACAGCCCAGGGGGCGCGCTGGATGGTCGACGACGGGGCGCTCGAAGATCCGCGGGTCTCGGCGCTGTTTGCGTTGCACTGTTTTCCGAGCTTGCCGGTCGGGGTGATCGGCGTGCGGCCGGGGGTATTCACCGCCGCCGCCGATTCGCTTGTGATCGAAGTGTTCGGTCGTTCCGGCCACGGGGCACGTCCCCACGAGGCGGTCGACGCCATCTGGGTCGCCGCCAACGTGGTCACCGCCCTGCAGCAGGGGATCAGCCGCATGCACAATCCCCTCAGGCCGGTGGTGCTCTCGATCGGCCAGATGCAGGGTGGACGCGCCCCCAACATTATCTGCGACCACGTCGTGCTCAAAGGCACGGTGCGCTCGCTCGATCCCCAGACGCGCACGGCCCTTCCCACCTGGATCGAGCAAATTGTCGCCCAGACCTGTGCCGCCTTCGGCGCCGACTACCGGCTGCACTACGGCAACGGCACACCCTCGGTGATCAACGATCCCCACCTGACCCATCTGGTGGAAGATTGCGTGCGGACGCTGCTCGGGGCGCAGTACCTCCAGGCGCTGCCGGAGCCCTCGATGGGGGCGGAGGACTTCGCCGTGTTCTGCGAACAGGTGCCGGGTACGATGTTCCGGCTCGGCGTGGGCGGGCCGACCAGTTACCCGCTGCACCACCCAAGCTTCGACGGCGGCGACGGTGCCATCGCCCCGGGGGTGATGACTCTGGCTGCCGCCGCCGTCAGCTACTGGAGGCTCTAA